The Candidatus Poribacteria bacterium DNA segment CTCAAGGTGTAGATGAGGATTATTTGCCAAATCTGTGGCTCGTCTCAGATCCGGATGAATCTCCATCTCATTAGTACCTGAAAGTGGGGATTCACGGCGGCGCTCCCGGCGTTTGACAAGATTCGTAGCATGGTTGACGACAATGCGATAAAGCCATGTTTCAAAAGCAGCATCCTTGCGAAAGCTGTGAATGGATTCATACACTTTCAGAAACGTATCTTGCATGACATCATTTGCGTCTTCATGGTTTTTTGTAATCTGAATCGCAACCCGATAAACGAGCCGCTTATACTTTTCAACCAGAATCGCTAGTGCTGCCATATCTCCTTCACGGAGTTCATCAATAAGCAACGTTTCGATTCGTTCCACAGAACCTTCTCCCTGATTTTGCTGCTCTCAACCATTTAGACAACTCAACCTCAAGAACCGTTCAAAAATTTTAGTAGATTTTGATCTTTTATTAAGAAGCCAAATTAAATTACTATTATTTTATCAGATTTTGTGCTCCTTGTAAAGCCCTTTGATGGCAATCTTGCAAACAAATTTGTGTGGTTCCTTGGAAACTTCTAAGCACAAAAAAAGGGCAACATGCCTGTGACACATTGCCCTTTTTCAAACATTGAAACCGTAAACAGAACGGTTTATTTATTCTTTCGGTTTGGTGACGAAAGTAATCGTTGATGTCAGCTCATTACCGGAGCCATCCTTGACAGCAATCTCAATCTTGTAGGTTGTCTCGTTAGCAGCTTCCGTCCCTGCAACAGGTGTAAGAGTTGCAGTCTGACCGCTCACATTTGCTGTCCACTTGAGACTCGCTCCAGCCTCATCGGTGATGTCAACNNNNNNNNNNNNNNNNNNNNNNNNNNNNNNNNNNNNNNNNNNNNNNNNACTGTACTTGATGCCACTCCGGGTGGTGTCGTATCTGGGTCGGAAACGGTATAAGGACCGACCGCTTGAGAACCGGGGGAACCGTCTCGGTTTGTCCACCCAACGTTCAGGGTTGCGGACCCTTCTGATAATGCAGGCGACGCTGTCCAGTTGGCACCAGATCCCGTGGCTGCAGCACCATTGACTGTCGCTGCAGTAACACCCTGATCAAACGTCAGTGAGAATTGGGTGTTCGAGGGAATTGCTGCGCCACCCGGAGCAGGATCTACCATGACCGATGTCGCAGAGGGTGGTACATCTTCCTCCGCACCGGCATCACCGGCATCACCGGCATCACCGGTATCATCATCATCATCATCATCACCACCACCACAACCAGCGACCATGAAGGCGACAAACATGATGGATATTATAAGGGCTAATACGCCCCAGAATTTGTGCTGCGTGAATTGGTACATTTGTTTCGTATCTCCTATTGTTTGCCGCAACTCATTTTTTTGTATGCTAAGGTTTATGAATCTTATGCCGTATGAACTTTTCATGCCTCTCATTTATACGAGAGCCTCTCAAGTCCAGTTGACTCCGTTCTGGCAAGGGCGAGTTGCGACTAAAAAATAGTAACTTGCTTCCAACGAAGCCAGACATCACAAGCATTCATAAAGTGGTCATTTTGACCTTTTGCGTTTCTACTCGCGGTGATCCTCTCATACTTTCGGAAAGTTCCCCGCGTGTGGCCACAACGCAGGTTAAACGTTGTTATTCATTTAGCCTATCAAACTTTGTGATTTTTGTAAAGAAAAATCTTCACATTTTTTTCAAAAATTTTGATTGCCAAATGTTTTAATGGGCGATATTCTACCAAACTTTGCAAAAAAAGTAAAGTGAAAAAAGCGAAAAAAGGGAATATTGTCCACAGCAACACCTAAATTGACATATCCCATTGCCTAAATTCGGGGTAATTCGCTTGGTATATCCCATATACTAAGCCAGTCCCTATCACCCCAACGGGGTGGTAGGTTAGAGAACGCAAATTTGCATTCCATATAAAAATCGTAGCATATTTTCGTAAGAAACACAAGTTTTTTGTTGAAAGACAGGAGGTAGTAGTTTACAGCCCCAAGTTAGAGAAACGGGACTCAATCCCAAAATTAAAGAAGTTTGTTTATTTATTGGGTGTGAGACCTCACCACTCTATTCTTAAAATAGATCCATCTGTTCCCCTGTAAGGTGAGCCGCTTGAATCTTTTCTAGATG contains these protein-coding regions:
- a CDS encoding sigma-70 family RNA polymerase sigma factor, producing MERIETLLIDELREGDMAALAILVEKYKRLVYRVAIQITKNHEDANDVMQDTFLKVYESIHSFRKDAAFETWLYRIVVNHATNLVKRRERRRESPLSGTNEMEIHPDLRRATDLANNPHLHLERKERQRWVTQAVNSLPLKQRTVVILHEFEGLTHPEIASILNCSEGTVRSRLHYARHKLKDLLKPYVDATDFPLTTKNN